A window of Coregonus clupeaformis isolate EN_2021a unplaced genomic scaffold, ASM2061545v1 scaf0883, whole genome shotgun sequence contains these coding sequences:
- the LOC121563338 gene encoding uncharacterized protein LOC121563338 isoform X1, whose protein sequence is MPSTTFSHHAVSTAEDLVNIIMQDLESVSQYTVDNADSFPLGEKKLEFQLKPRVVFDNLLDAAQTMYHRVKDRLNIFFSFPPVSVTTAKYVLDSTPVETLRRSKSADTALVEDRSRPPSVRSEKPLSKVCLAKWSKTLVSSSGSSTDHHVIDTCSEDVTLPTRSMSVVSNNSLKRASPLHGSGLSESCKPLVALKDVTVAVSQEGFSKTAKKTLSLILNVIKCRVANSESSSVGQIASEECLIATNMLDSVLESLDQLPDMSAADEITRTESHTSIAMDETGSRSTLVSQQEINISDTNIIVKTIMDTMKTDDPEMTSAEENLDRLLSVEALQGASGNLIAKVHGLIQEITINRQLQSMVGHRSLSQPALPKPALRKLSKDDASELIYNFAQTSVRRLLGQCMGRPMPPSAEMVLDQVIKLMTDVVMDSLTYVSKSTMEDVIVHRSVTLACSSHSDTSNATSDITHGVVADLNATEEFPARSLSPADVKADGMARLPSARGEETKKNRKWRFLPKMHTFPKIMIKLFKTKGEPKSHPKQDALPTKRLRETHISQDAECEVPEVPSTPPPKEDLTTTPAPAPQESQSCKRPLIVRVLHALSRAISKPFRGASGKKN, encoded by the exons ATGCCTAGCACCACCTTCTCACACCATGCGGTTTCTACAGCCGAAGATTTAGTAAATATTATCATGCAAGACCTTGAAAGTGTATCCCAGTACACTGTGGACAACGCAGACTCCTTCCCACTAGGAGAGAAAAAGCTGGAGTTCCAGCTCAAACCCAGAGTTGTCTTTGACAACTTATTGGATGCTGCTCAAACCATGTACCACAGAGTAAAGGATAGACTGAACATCTTTTTCTCTTTTCCACCAGTGTCAGTCACCACAGCCAAATATGTGCTGGACTCCACCCCTGTGGAGACACTCAGACGTTCTAAGTCCGCTGACACTGCTCTTGTTGAGGACAGGAGCCGCCCTCCGTCTGTGAGAAGTGAGAAGCCTTTGTCAAAAGTCTGTTTGGCTAAATGGTCTAAAACCCTTGTGTCTTCGAGTGGCTCTTCAACAGACCACCATGTAATTGACACATGCAGTGAGGATGTCACTCTGCCCACCAGGAGTATGTCAGTTGTGAGCAACAACAGTTTGAAGAGAGCCTCTCCTCTCCACGGCAGTGGATTGAGTGAAAGTTGCAAACCTCTTGTGGCTCTAAAAGACGTAACAGTGGCAGTCAGCCAAGAAGGCTTTAGCAAAACTGCAAAGAAGACGCTCAGCTTGATCCTAAATGTGATCAAGTGTAGAGTGGCCAACTCTGAGAGTTCATCTGTTGGGCAGATTGCAAGTGAGGAGTGTCTGATAGCCACTAACATGTTAGACTCTGTACTGGAGAGCCTTGACCAGTTGCCTGACATGAGCGCTGCCGATGAGATCACAAGGACAGAATCCCATACCTCTATCGCAATGGACGAGACAGGTTCACGGTCAACGCTTGTGAGCCAACAAGAAATAAACATATCTGACACCAATATCATAGTGAAAACTATAATGGACACAATGAAGACGGACGACCCAGAGATGACTTCAGCAGAAGAAAATCTGGATAGGCTCCTGTCAGTTGAAGCCCTTCAAGGTGCGTCTGGCAACCTGATCGCAAAGGTCCATGGTCTCATTCAGGAGATAACCATAAACCGCCAGCTTCAATCCATGGTTGGCCACAGAAGCCTCTCTCAACCAGCGCTGCCTAAACCAGCCCTGAGGAAGCTGTCAAAGGACGATGCCTCAGAGCTCATTTACAACTTTGCCCAGACTTCTGTTAGGAGACTCCTGGGGCAGTGTATGGGAAGGCCTATGCCACCATCGGCTGAAATGGTTTTGGATCAGGTCATCAAGTTGATGACAGACGTGGTGATGGACAGCCTGACTTATGTGTCCAAGTCTACAATGGAGGATG TTATTGTACACAGGTCGGTCACACTAGCGTGCTCTTCTCACTCAGACACCAGCAATGCCACAAGTGACATCactcatggtgttgtagctgaccTTAATGCTACTGAGGAATTCCCTGCCAGGAGCCTTAGCCCGGCTGATGTAAAGGCTGACGGCATGGCCCGTCTTCCCTCTGCCAGAGGGGAAGAGACTAAGAAGAACAGGAAGTGGCGTTTCCTACCGAAAATGCATACGTTTCCAAAGATCATGATTAAG CTGTTCAAGACAAAAGGGGAACCGAAGAGCCACCCTAAACAGGATGCGCTGCCTACCAAACGTCTCAGAGAGACTCATATTTCACAGG ATGCTGAGTGTGAGGTTCCAGAGGTTCCATCCACTCCCCCTCCCAAGGAGGACCTGACAACCACACCGGCCCCTGCTCCCCAGGAGTCCCAGTCCTGTAAACGCCCACTCATAGTCAGGGTGTTACACGCTCTCTCCAGAGCCATCTCCAAACCATTCAGAGGAGCTTCTGGGAAGAAGAATTAG
- the LOC121563338 gene encoding uncharacterized protein LOC121563338 isoform X2 yields MPSTTFSHHAVSTAEDLVNIIMQDLESVSQYTVDNADSFPLGEKKLEFQLKPRVVFDNLLDAAQTMYHRVKDRLNIFFSFPPVSVTTAKYVLDSTPVETLRRSKSADTALVEDRSRPPSVRSEKPLSKVCLAKWSKTLVSSSGSSTDHHVIDTCSEDVTLPTRSMSVVSNNSLKRASPLHGSGLSESCKPLVALKDVTVAVSQEGFSKTAKKTLSLILNVIKCRVANSESSSVGQIASEECLIATNMLDSVLESLDQLPDMSAADEITRTESHTSIAMDETGSRSTLVSQQEINISDTNIIVKTIMDTMKTDDPEMTSAEENLDRLLSVEALQGASGNLIAKVHGLIQEITINRQLQSMVGHRSLSQPALPKPALRKLSKDDASELIYNFAQTSVRRLLGQCMGRPMPPSAEMVLDQVIKLMTDVVMDSLTYVSKSTMEDDTSNATSDITHGVVADLNATEEFPARSLSPADVKADGMARLPSARGEETKKNRKWRFLPKMHTFPKIMIKLFKTKGEPKSHPKQDALPTKRLRETHISQDAECEVPEVPSTPPPKEDLTTTPAPAPQESQSCKRPLIVRVLHALSRAISKPFRGASGKKN; encoded by the exons ATGCCTAGCACCACCTTCTCACACCATGCGGTTTCTACAGCCGAAGATTTAGTAAATATTATCATGCAAGACCTTGAAAGTGTATCCCAGTACACTGTGGACAACGCAGACTCCTTCCCACTAGGAGAGAAAAAGCTGGAGTTCCAGCTCAAACCCAGAGTTGTCTTTGACAACTTATTGGATGCTGCTCAAACCATGTACCACAGAGTAAAGGATAGACTGAACATCTTTTTCTCTTTTCCACCAGTGTCAGTCACCACAGCCAAATATGTGCTGGACTCCACCCCTGTGGAGACACTCAGACGTTCTAAGTCCGCTGACACTGCTCTTGTTGAGGACAGGAGCCGCCCTCCGTCTGTGAGAAGTGAGAAGCCTTTGTCAAAAGTCTGTTTGGCTAAATGGTCTAAAACCCTTGTGTCTTCGAGTGGCTCTTCAACAGACCACCATGTAATTGACACATGCAGTGAGGATGTCACTCTGCCCACCAGGAGTATGTCAGTTGTGAGCAACAACAGTTTGAAGAGAGCCTCTCCTCTCCACGGCAGTGGATTGAGTGAAAGTTGCAAACCTCTTGTGGCTCTAAAAGACGTAACAGTGGCAGTCAGCCAAGAAGGCTTTAGCAAAACTGCAAAGAAGACGCTCAGCTTGATCCTAAATGTGATCAAGTGTAGAGTGGCCAACTCTGAGAGTTCATCTGTTGGGCAGATTGCAAGTGAGGAGTGTCTGATAGCCACTAACATGTTAGACTCTGTACTGGAGAGCCTTGACCAGTTGCCTGACATGAGCGCTGCCGATGAGATCACAAGGACAGAATCCCATACCTCTATCGCAATGGACGAGACAGGTTCACGGTCAACGCTTGTGAGCCAACAAGAAATAAACATATCTGACACCAATATCATAGTGAAAACTATAATGGACACAATGAAGACGGACGACCCAGAGATGACTTCAGCAGAAGAAAATCTGGATAGGCTCCTGTCAGTTGAAGCCCTTCAAGGTGCGTCTGGCAACCTGATCGCAAAGGTCCATGGTCTCATTCAGGAGATAACCATAAACCGCCAGCTTCAATCCATGGTTGGCCACAGAAGCCTCTCTCAACCAGCGCTGCCTAAACCAGCCCTGAGGAAGCTGTCAAAGGACGATGCCTCAGAGCTCATTTACAACTTTGCCCAGACTTCTGTTAGGAGACTCCTGGGGCAGTGTATGGGAAGGCCTATGCCACCATCGGCTGAAATGGTTTTGGATCAGGTCATCAAGTTGATGACAGACGTGGTGATGGACAGCCTGACTTATGTGTCCAAGTCTACAATGGAGGATG ACACCAGCAATGCCACAAGTGACATCactcatggtgttgtagctgaccTTAATGCTACTGAGGAATTCCCTGCCAGGAGCCTTAGCCCGGCTGATGTAAAGGCTGACGGCATGGCCCGTCTTCCCTCTGCCAGAGGGGAAGAGACTAAGAAGAACAGGAAGTGGCGTTTCCTACCGAAAATGCATACGTTTCCAAAGATCATGATTAAG CTGTTCAAGACAAAAGGGGAACCGAAGAGCCACCCTAAACAGGATGCGCTGCCTACCAAACGTCTCAGAGAGACTCATATTTCACAGG ATGCTGAGTGTGAGGTTCCAGAGGTTCCATCCACTCCCCCTCCCAAGGAGGACCTGACAACCACACCGGCCCCTGCTCCCCAGGAGTCCCAGTCCTGTAAACGCCCACTCATAGTCAGGGTGTTACACGCTCTCTCCAGAGCCATCTCCAAACCATTCAGAGGAGCTTCTGGGAAGAAGAATTAG